One Pseudomonas sp. C27(2019) DNA window includes the following coding sequences:
- a CDS encoding DUF637 domain-containing protein: MNTQNPLFKVIAQLLIAVMCGQPLLSAAADLRVDTSAGGNTQISQAANGVPVVNIATPNGNGLSHNKFTDYNVGQQGLILNNSTDKFTQTQLGGIIVGNSQLNGRAAGMILNEVTGGQASQLKGYTEVAGKQAHVVVANPHGITCDGCGFINTPHATLTTGKPIIEQGQLKRYDVEGGQIEISGTGLNATNVSQFDLITRSAKINAELHANQLNIITGRNSVDAQTLTATAKADRPDDKPSLAIDSSALGGMYAGAIRLVGTEAGVGVKLAGDMAASAGDIRIDTNGHLSLARTAAKGDIKLNAAQIDLTQDVYSQQSAQIIAQNGAITVNDSLAAAGDLDLNAALIDNQGVIEVGSKADGSSNTASILTVQGGEFKNQGTVVAQGDLNTDLNVLNNQGGQIVAVGAAQIDAKHVDNGGGQLIGQNTLDLKVQKLDNAQGTLASNQDLTIQASDQINNNSDGLILSQSGDLSISSQTINNQSGVLQANTGVVNLTTNRSMNNQNGKILANNNSLQLNAQQLSNQKGVIQAHSVDVAGGGAIDNRQGQVTATQGNLQLAQGAINNDGGKLISQQNLTVDALSLSNQSGLIGGQEVAVSLTGHLNNKSGLVEATNSLLLSAGSASNDSGRLRALGQAGSSAFTIKTLFNNDKGLVEVGNQHFLLNSQALSNQQGTIRHLGDHFALSLSDAGQAGGSFLTNGILKLDVDRWLNSSELQAQQIELKVNHFTNTASGVLRSIDDLHASGSTWVNDGQIETEGALHLSLTDSYTGKGALHSQGSLYLKSQNVELQQGASVRSAQNALFELGGRLLNAGALSAAGDVQIRASDIDNKGTLGTGQKLRIETNHLLNQGLVFSGADMALRSNTLTNRYGDIYSLGALTAAKDDAYTAMTLLENRSGSIESGGDMGLYASTLTNRKEQFRLGKTLTSGYIDVVCYDCSGDHHNVDYVATERFEFTVEEDSAAARIHSGGNLAVQGDVIANRYSSLSASGNINIIADTLENLAASTGTAQRVQRFNTGRVTDGTDERFRWNYIYPYNAQSLPKALSSALYSWRLVSDIETQTPTGAAAPAIIQAGGNVHIQVRDSINNASLLEHQAPQASAVQTLDTQVNSGLQPLVVQLNAQLPADLTQQLVDPTALPGFSLPQSSSGLFTVNSNTSHPYLIETNPLFASMSGFLNSNYLLQGLGYDPAQAQKRLGDGLYEQRLIEQAVIARTGKRFLDGLTSNDDQFRYLMDNGIASKESLNLSLGISLTGEQVAALTHDIVWLEEREVQGEKVLVPILYLAQATDRVTPTGALIQGRDVALISGAELNNSGMLRASNNLSVSAENISNSGLIQADERLQLLAQDSIHNQRGGLIKGRDVSLLAVSGDILNERTITQEARSGQGYSQTTSIVDQAAGIEATGDLSLLAGRDIINQGANLKAGAAIDLNAGRNVLLVSAEENNGQMRQDKRHFWSNNSTTQHAGDIQAGTHLNVSAEQDIAIVASRLKAGGDMSLQAGGDVLISSAANTQSSEYRYRRSGKKVNQENTQVQQQASVLEAGGQFISVSGADTQIISSHISAGKEAYLVAGGKVQLLAEQDYDYSFSEKKKKGSFGRKSFKSDERTQVTHVGSSITSGGDLAIISGDEQRYQAAQLNSGNDLTLDSSAGIVFEGVKDLEQQSRIRSKNSWAWQSAKGKGNTDETLMQSQLQAQGEIAIRAAERIQIDIKEVNQQSVSETIDAMVQADPQLAWLKDMEQRGDVDWRQVKELHDSFKYSSSGLSGPAAMVIAIVVAYFTAGAGATLTGATSTAGIASSNAVVSGIASNAAISTINNKGDLGSTFKDITSSDALKSYAVSGITAGLTAGVYDNWTGTQTGPSNTGAVSNNSGVLANSGKVAVEGGLSTWGGVGQFAANQALQNVTSTTLNKVLGQDGSFGDALTSTLANTFAAAGFNWVGDFSQNNQLDNGSLAKIGLHAIMGGLAAEAAGGDFKSGALVAGANEALIDTLASQYDSMTHDQRSGLLTMNSQVLGVLVASMAGGDEKDMQTGAWVAGNATNYNRQLHPDEIEFASDRERVQRYADEHGLSEDAARQELLRTAAALVDRGWNEALTEADGKTERAATFLDKELAGHSVNMFQATPLEYNNERLGLIELFNDKQALQTLLAEVALVDPLDYKTNPQYYQEVLNAKGLGSQEGFGNAIENLASAPSKTALWLMGAANCPDCALADIQQAWDAVASMPEELKYKGYLDNLHIMQGKGAEVVIGNAASSTELGVDVGLSVAPGRVLGKGSNKSALAQDLTKDKLLSELPAGTKVASDNLIDIRKLPDGRIVWLETGNSKAGLQHIIGEHGKEFVQRGIKESQIPEVLLTALQQDKIVGYQGRGTGRPIYEFDYEGKVHRLAITVGNNGYIVGANFR, translated from the coding sequence ATGAATACTCAAAACCCTTTATTTAAGGTCATTGCTCAGTTGTTAATTGCGGTGATGTGCGGACAGCCTTTACTGTCTGCCGCAGCAGATTTGCGGGTTGATACCAGTGCTGGTGGTAATACGCAAATCAGCCAAGCCGCTAATGGTGTGCCTGTGGTTAACATTGCTACACCCAATGGCAATGGACTGTCGCATAATAAATTCACCGACTATAACGTGGGGCAGCAGGGGCTGATTTTAAATAACAGTACGGATAAATTTACCCAAACCCAATTGGGCGGCATTATTGTAGGTAACAGCCAGCTCAACGGCAGGGCGGCGGGAATGATTCTTAATGAGGTGACTGGTGGCCAAGCCAGTCAGCTTAAAGGCTACACCGAAGTGGCCGGTAAACAGGCGCATGTGGTGGTGGCCAACCCGCACGGGATCACCTGTGATGGTTGCGGTTTTATTAATACGCCCCATGCCACGCTCACCACGGGTAAGCCGATTATTGAGCAAGGTCAGCTTAAGCGTTATGACGTCGAAGGTGGGCAGATTGAAATTTCGGGTACCGGACTGAATGCCACTAATGTCAGCCAGTTTGATCTGATCACGCGTAGTGCCAAAATCAACGCTGAACTGCACGCCAATCAACTCAATATCATCACCGGTCGTAACAGCGTCGATGCGCAAACCCTCACCGCGACTGCAAAAGCAGATCGTCCAGATGATAAGCCCAGCCTCGCCATTGATAGCTCTGCCTTAGGCGGAATGTATGCGGGAGCCATTCGCTTAGTGGGTACTGAAGCAGGTGTTGGGGTGAAACTGGCCGGTGATATGGCCGCCAGTGCCGGTGATATCCGTATTGATACCAACGGGCATCTGAGCCTAGCCAGAACAGCGGCTAAAGGTGATATCAAACTCAATGCCGCCCAGATCGATTTAACGCAAGATGTTTACAGTCAGCAGTCCGCTCAAATCATCGCCCAGAATGGAGCCATTACTGTAAATGACAGTCTGGCCGCTGCCGGTGATCTAGATCTAAATGCTGCACTGATTGATAACCAAGGCGTGATTGAGGTGGGTAGCAAAGCCGATGGCAGCAGCAATACTGCCAGTATTTTAACAGTGCAAGGTGGCGAGTTTAAAAACCAAGGCACAGTGGTTGCACAAGGAGATTTGAATACTGATTTAAATGTATTGAATAATCAGGGCGGACAGATTGTTGCCGTCGGTGCAGCGCAGATTGATGCCAAGCATGTTGATAATGGTGGTGGGCAGCTGATCGGCCAGAACACGCTAGACCTTAAAGTGCAGAAGTTAGATAACGCCCAAGGCACTCTGGCGAGCAATCAAGATTTAACCATTCAAGCGTCTGATCAGATCAATAACAACAGTGATGGATTGATCTTGAGCCAGAGCGGTGATCTGAGCATCAGCAGTCAAACGATCAATAACCAAAGTGGTGTACTTCAAGCGAATACCGGCGTTGTTAACCTCACCACCAATCGCTCGATGAATAATCAAAACGGAAAAATACTGGCAAATAACAACTCGCTCCAGCTCAATGCACAGCAACTGAGTAACCAAAAAGGCGTTATCCAAGCCCACAGTGTTGATGTGGCTGGAGGTGGTGCCATAGATAACCGTCAAGGACAGGTCACTGCAACACAGGGTAATTTACAACTCGCACAAGGGGCTATTAACAACGATGGCGGCAAGCTTATTAGCCAACAAAACCTAACAGTTGATGCGTTGAGCTTATCCAACCAAAGTGGTTTGATCGGTGGGCAAGAGGTTGCAGTCAGTTTGACGGGGCACTTGAACAACAAATCAGGGCTGGTTGAGGCAACAAACAGCCTGTTATTAAGCGCAGGCTCGGCAAGTAATGATAGTGGCCGTTTACGAGCTTTAGGGCAGGCTGGCAGTAGTGCTTTTACCATCAAGACGCTGTTCAATAATGATAAAGGTTTGGTTGAAGTCGGTAACCAGCACTTTTTATTAAACAGCCAAGCCTTGAGCAATCAACAAGGCACGATTCGCCATCTTGGCGATCATTTTGCCTTAAGTTTGAGTGATGCAGGCCAGGCAGGCGGCAGCTTTTTAACCAATGGCATCCTCAAACTGGATGTGGACCGTTGGCTTAATAGCAGTGAACTACAGGCTCAACAAATAGAGCTCAAGGTCAACCACTTCACCAACACCGCCAGTGGTGTATTGCGCTCAATTGATGATTTACATGCCAGTGGCAGTACTTGGGTGAATGACGGGCAGATTGAGACTGAGGGCGCTTTGCATCTGTCTTTGACCGATAGCTATACAGGCAAGGGTGCGCTACACAGCCAAGGCAGTCTTTATCTGAAAAGCCAGAACGTCGAGTTGCAACAAGGCGCCAGTGTGCGCAGTGCTCAGAACGCACTGTTTGAGTTAGGTGGTCGTTTGCTCAATGCCGGAGCCTTGAGTGCGGCAGGTGATGTACAGATTCGCGCCAGTGATATAGACAACAAAGGCACTCTCGGGACTGGTCAAAAGTTGCGTATTGAAACAAACCACCTCTTGAATCAAGGATTGGTTTTTAGCGGCGCCGATATGGCGTTACGCAGTAATACACTGACCAATCGGTATGGCGATATCTATAGTTTAGGTGCTCTAACTGCCGCCAAAGATGATGCTTATACCGCGATGACACTATTGGAAAATCGCTCAGGCAGTATTGAGTCCGGTGGTGATATGGGCTTGTATGCATCAACACTGACTAACCGTAAGGAGCAGTTTCGTCTTGGTAAGACGTTAACCTCTGGCTATATTGATGTGGTTTGTTATGACTGCAGTGGCGATCATCACAATGTTGATTATGTAGCCACTGAGCGTTTTGAATTTACAGTAGAAGAAGACTCCGCTGCGGCGCGCATTCATTCAGGTGGCAATTTAGCTGTGCAGGGTGATGTGATTGCTAACCGTTACAGTAGCCTCAGTGCGTCTGGCAATATCAACATTATTGCCGATACCTTAGAAAATCTTGCTGCGAGCACAGGCACAGCACAGCGGGTACAGCGCTTTAACACGGGGCGCGTCACCGATGGCACTGATGAGCGTTTTCGTTGGAACTATATTTATCCTTACAATGCCCAGTCGTTACCTAAAGCTTTGTCAAGTGCGCTCTATAGCTGGCGTTTAGTCAGCGATATCGAAACACAAACGCCAACAGGAGCTGCTGCGCCCGCCATTATTCAAGCAGGTGGCAATGTCCATATTCAGGTTAGAGATAGCATAAACAATGCTTCGCTTTTGGAGCATCAAGCGCCGCAAGCAAGCGCGGTGCAGACGCTAGACACTCAAGTTAACTCAGGCTTACAACCTTTAGTTGTGCAGTTGAATGCGCAATTGCCAGCCGACCTGACTCAGCAGCTGGTTGACCCAACAGCGCTACCTGGGTTTAGTTTGCCGCAGAGTTCCAGTGGATTATTTACTGTTAACTCGAACACCAGTCATCCCTATTTGATCGAAACCAATCCACTGTTTGCCAGTATGAGCGGATTTCTCAATTCCAATTATCTGCTGCAAGGTTTGGGTTATGACCCTGCGCAAGCACAAAAGCGCTTAGGCGATGGTTTGTACGAGCAGCGCTTGATTGAGCAAGCTGTTATTGCGCGTACCGGCAAGCGCTTTCTTGATGGCCTCACCTCCAATGACGATCAGTTTCGTTACCTTATGGACAACGGCATTGCCAGTAAAGAATCATTGAACTTGTCACTGGGAATCTCTCTGACTGGAGAGCAAGTTGCCGCGTTAACCCATGACATTGTTTGGCTGGAAGAGCGTGAAGTACAAGGTGAAAAAGTATTGGTACCGATTCTGTACTTAGCGCAAGCAACAGACCGCGTTACCCCTACAGGTGCATTAATCCAAGGTCGCGATGTGGCGTTGATTTCCGGCGCAGAGCTTAATAACAGCGGCATGTTACGCGCCAGTAATAATCTATCTGTGAGCGCTGAAAACATCAGCAACAGCGGCTTGATACAGGCCGATGAGCGTCTGCAGTTATTGGCGCAAGACAGTATTCACAATCAGCGCGGTGGCTTAATTAAGGGGCGAGATGTCAGCCTGCTGGCAGTGAGCGGCGATATTCTTAATGAGCGCACCATTACTCAAGAGGCCCGCAGTGGCCAAGGTTATAGCCAAACCACCAGTATTGTCGATCAAGCAGCAGGCATAGAGGCCACAGGTGACCTGTCATTGCTGGCGGGGCGCGACATTATTAATCAGGGCGCCAATCTCAAGGCCGGTGCCGCAATTGATCTGAATGCTGGCCGCAATGTGCTGCTGGTGTCTGCTGAAGAAAATAACGGGCAGATGCGTCAGGATAAACGCCACTTCTGGAGCAACAACAGTACAACCCAGCATGCCGGTGATATCCAAGCAGGCACTCACCTCAATGTGAGTGCAGAACAGGATATCGCGATCGTGGCCAGCCGCTTGAAGGCGGGTGGAGATATGAGCCTGCAGGCAGGTGGTGATGTGTTGATCAGCTCTGCGGCTAACACGCAAAGCAGTGAATACCGTTATCGTCGCAGCGGTAAGAAAGTCAATCAAGAGAACACCCAAGTCCAACAGCAAGCCTCGGTGCTTGAAGCGGGAGGTCAGTTTATAAGTGTATCGGGTGCAGATACGCAAATTATTTCGAGCCACATCAGCGCAGGCAAAGAAGCCTATCTTGTTGCTGGTGGCAAAGTGCAACTGCTGGCCGAGCAAGACTACGACTATTCCTTCTCCGAGAAAAAGAAAAAAGGCAGCTTTGGCCGTAAGAGCTTCAAAAGCGACGAGCGCACGCAAGTGACCCACGTTGGCAGCAGCATCACCAGCGGCGGCGATCTGGCCATCATCAGCGGTGATGAGCAGCGTTACCAAGCTGCACAGCTGAATAGTGGCAATGACTTAACCTTGGACAGTAGCGCAGGTATCGTGTTTGAAGGCGTCAAAGACCTGGAGCAACAAAGTCGCATTCGCAGTAAAAACAGCTGGGCTTGGCAAAGCGCCAAGGGTAAAGGCAATACCGATGAAACCTTGATGCAAAGCCAGCTACAAGCCCAAGGCGAAATCGCCATCCGTGCTGCCGAGCGCATCCAGATCGACATTAAAGAGGTCAATCAGCAAAGCGTGAGCGAAACCATTGATGCCATGGTGCAAGCTGATCCTCAGTTGGCATGGCTCAAGGATATGGAGCAACGCGGTGATGTGGATTGGCGCCAGGTCAAGGAGCTGCATGATAGCTTCAAGTACAGCAGCTCTGGCCTAAGCGGCCCCGCCGCGATGGTGATCGCTATTGTGGTGGCGTACTTTACCGCGGGGGCGGGGGCTACTCTGACGGGCGCAACCAGTACCGCAGGGATTGCCAGCTCGAACGCTGTTGTGTCTGGGATTGCCAGCAACGCCGCCATTAGTACCATCAACAACAAGGGCGACCTAGGCTCTACATTCAAGGATATAACGTCCAGCGATGCACTGAAAAGCTATGCCGTCTCCGGCATCACCGCGGGCCTCACGGCAGGTGTATATGACAACTGGACCGGCACACAAACTGGCCCAAGCAACACTGGAGCCGTCTCCAACAACAGCGGTGTTCTGGCCAACAGCGGCAAAGTGGCGGTCGAAGGCGGCTTGAGCACCTGGGGCGGTGTCGGCCAATTCGCTGCCAACCAGGCGCTGCAAAACGTCACCTCGACCACGCTTAACAAAGTACTGGGGCAAGATGGTAGTTTTGGTGATGCCCTGACCAGCACGCTGGCCAACACCTTTGCTGCAGCGGGTTTCAATTGGGTGGGTGATTTTAGCCAAAACAACCAGCTGGATAACGGCAGCTTGGCCAAAATCGGCCTGCACGCCATCATGGGTGGCCTGGCTGCCGAAGCGGCGGGCGGTGACTTTAAAAGCGGCGCACTGGTGGCCGGAGCCAACGAAGCGCTGATTGACACCTTGGCCAGCCAATATGACAGCATGACCCACGACCAACGCTCTGGCCTGCTGACCATGAACTCCCAAGTGTTGGGTGTGCTGGTGGCCAGCATGGCTGGTGGTGATGAGAAGGACATGCAAACCGGTGCCTGGGTGGCGGGGAATGCGACCAACTATAACCGCCAGTTGCACCCTGACGAAATCGAGTTTGCTTCTGATCGTGAGCGTGTGCAGCGTTATGCGGACGAGCATGGTTTATCAGAAGATGCTGCGCGTCAGGAGCTGTTACGAACAGCCGCCGCCTTGGTTGATCGGGGCTGGAATGAAGCGCTAACTGAAGCCGATGGTAAAACAGAGCGAGCAGCGACATTCCTCGATAAGGAGTTGGCTGGCCACAGTGTAAACATGTTTCAGGCAACACCGCTTGAATATAATAACGAGCGGCTAGGCTTGATAGAGCTGTTTAATGATAAGCAGGCGTTGCAAACCCTGCTGGCTGAGGTTGCGCTTGTTGATCCACTGGATTACAAGACCAATCCACAGTACTACCAAGAGGTATTGAACGCCAAGGGCTTAGGGAGTCAGGAAGGCTTTGGTAACGCCATCGAAAACTTGGCTTCTGCTCCGTCAAAAACTGCTTTGTGGCTGATGGGAGCGGCGAATTGTCCTGATTGTGCATTAGCCGATATACAGCAAGCTTGGGATGCTGTTGCCAGTATGCCGGAGGAGCTGAAGTATAAAGGCTATCTGGACAACCTGCATATCATGCAAGGTAAGGGCGCTGAGGTTGTCATAGGCAATGCAGCTTCTTCGACTGAGTTGGGTGTGGATGTTGGATTAAGTGTAGCGCCGGGGCGCGTATTGGGCAAGGGGTCAAATAAGAGCGCTTTAGCTCAGGATTTGACAAAAGACAAGTTGCTTTCTGAACTGCCAGCTGGCACTAAAGTTGCCTCAGACAATTTGATTGATATACGCAAATTACCTGATGGCAGGATTGTTTGGTTAGAAACGGGTAACTCTAAAGCTGGTTTACAGCATATCATAGGTGAGCATGGTAAGGAGTTCGTGCAGCGAGGAATTAAAGAGAGTCAAATTCCAGAAGTACTGCTAACCGCTCTACAGCAAGATAAAATAGTCGGTTATCAAGGCCGTGGAACTGGACGGCCAATATATGAGTTTGATTATGAAGGGAAGGTGCATCGGCTGGCCATTACAGTCGGAAATAATGGCTATATCGTGGGAGCTAATTTTCGATGA
- a CDS encoding ShlB/FhaC/HecB family hemolysin secretion/activation protein produces the protein MFLKAYGLALLFFLYLPSVAAQTQLPTDRELSRERQERLLQEQQRRLEELQSLPDRELSVPSLPTDDSSACLQVDSIELNGADVLSLRQRTQLLQPFIEQCLTANDLNRLLSDITNAYLKRGYVTTRAYLPPQDLQNGVLHIQVIEGRLESIESGDLSSALETSMSSPAKVGERLNLRELEQLIDQLSRLPSRQVSMELAPGDEVGGSHVFLRGQKLKPWRVALNRHNDGQLSTGEQQWGLNFVWDSPLGLADQLSLRGSGDTVSDHYKHSAAHGLSYSLPYGWWTFNYFYNHSYYRTRTQGQGFSFVLDGVSTTQALMAERVLHRDAVSKTAFSVGLNHLRSRNYLDNQRLDVSSQRLTEQQISFNHGRRISSGFVNVDLGYQRGIGAFDAQRAGRPQGWEPVARYNKYTVTASYLQPFQLLGERFSFDSVFSAQRSEDVLFSPQRFSLGGLYSIRGFKEQSVTGDSGYYLRNQLRWTRPVGLEWLRPVVQEYSLTAAYDMGAIRGDKYNDEQSGRLASHAFELSARGQHLAASVTAAHTLSRPNAIERKERPIYFRIDVFF, from the coding sequence ATGTTTTTAAAAGCATATGGACTCGCTTTATTATTCTTTTTATATTTGCCGAGTGTTGCTGCGCAAACGCAGTTGCCGACTGACAGAGAGCTGTCGCGTGAACGTCAAGAGCGTTTGTTGCAAGAGCAGCAGCGTCGACTAGAAGAGTTACAGTCCCTCCCAGACCGAGAGTTAAGCGTACCAAGTCTGCCAACAGACGACAGTAGCGCTTGCCTCCAAGTTGATAGCATTGAGCTTAACGGCGCAGATGTTTTATCGCTGCGACAACGCACACAGCTGCTTCAGCCTTTTATTGAACAATGCCTCACTGCAAACGATTTGAATCGCTTGCTCAGTGATATCACCAATGCGTATCTAAAACGTGGCTATGTCACCACCCGCGCTTATTTGCCACCACAAGATTTGCAAAATGGTGTGTTACACATTCAAGTGATTGAGGGACGGCTTGAAAGCATCGAGAGTGGTGACTTAAGCAGCGCTTTAGAAACTTCGATGAGTTCTCCTGCAAAGGTTGGTGAACGTTTAAATCTGCGTGAACTGGAGCAGCTGATTGATCAGCTGTCACGCTTACCATCGCGTCAAGTCAGTATGGAACTGGCTCCTGGAGACGAAGTCGGTGGCAGTCACGTCTTTTTACGGGGGCAAAAATTAAAACCTTGGCGAGTGGCACTGAATCGTCATAACGATGGTCAGCTCAGTACCGGTGAGCAGCAATGGGGGCTTAATTTTGTTTGGGACAGTCCGCTGGGTTTGGCCGATCAGCTGAGCTTGCGCGGCAGTGGCGATACCGTCAGTGATCACTATAAGCATTCTGCCGCCCACGGTTTGAGTTACAGCTTGCCATACGGCTGGTGGACCTTTAATTATTTTTATAACCACAGCTATTACCGCACTCGAACCCAAGGACAAGGTTTCTCGTTTGTGCTCGATGGTGTGAGTACCACGCAAGCTCTGATGGCTGAGCGCGTCTTGCACCGTGATGCAGTCAGTAAAACGGCTTTCAGCGTTGGCTTAAATCACTTGCGCAGTCGTAACTACCTCGATAATCAGCGTTTGGATGTCTCCAGTCAGCGCCTCACAGAACAGCAAATCAGCTTTAATCATGGACGGCGTATCAGTTCAGGTTTTGTTAACGTTGATCTGGGTTATCAGCGCGGAATTGGTGCCTTTGATGCGCAGCGGGCAGGGCGTCCGCAGGGTTGGGAGCCGGTGGCGCGTTATAACAAATACACAGTGACAGCCAGTTACTTGCAGCCCTTTCAGCTGTTAGGTGAGCGATTCAGCTTTGATAGCGTTTTCAGTGCGCAACGCAGTGAAGATGTGCTGTTTAGCCCACAGCGTTTCAGTCTCGGTGGGTTGTATTCGATTCGTGGCTTTAAAGAGCAATCCGTCACCGGCGACAGCGGTTATTACTTACGAAACCAGTTGCGCTGGACGCGACCTGTCGGCCTAGAGTGGCTACGCCCTGTCGTGCAGGAATACAGCCTTACCGCAGCCTACGATATGGGCGCGATTCGTGGTGATAAATACAACGATGAACAAAGCGGCCGTTTAGCCAGCCATGCTTTTGAGCTGAGCGCGCGGGGTCAGCATCTAGCTGCTTCAGTTACAGCCGCGCATACATTGTCGCGCCCGAACGCGATTGAGCGTAAAGAACGCCCCATTTACTTCCGAATTGATGTGTTTTTCTGA
- the prmB gene encoding 50S ribosomal protein L3 N(5)-glutamine methyltransferase → MSGLVTLRDYIRWAISRFNQAQLYFQHDGEGVFEEARALVLGSLHLPYEMHDKYLDCNLHNDEHVLVQAILNKRIEQRIPAAYLLGQAWFAGLLFKVDERVVVPRSPLEEIIPQHFSPWLIQSPRRILDLCTGSGYLGISCAIEFPDAEVVLADSSEQALQVADENIAMHHLSERAKSVHSDMFAQLGAQRFDLIVCKPPYLLSGAWADLPRELQHQPKPTGITKLDGFDCIEQILQQAGQYLSDKGLLVLEVGPHRSRLTERFPSVDFTWLEHSQAGTSVLALTAQQCIKC, encoded by the coding sequence ATGTCTGGGTTAGTAACACTGCGTGATTATATTCGTTGGGCAATCAGTCGCTTTAACCAAGCGCAGTTGTATTTTCAGCACGATGGTGAAGGTGTTTTTGAAGAGGCGCGCGCTCTGGTCTTGGGTAGCTTGCATTTACCTTATGAAATGCATGACAAGTATTTAGATTGTAATTTACATAATGATGAGCACGTACTTGTGCAAGCTATTTTAAATAAACGTATCGAACAGCGTATTCCAGCCGCTTACTTGTTGGGGCAAGCATGGTTTGCCGGTTTATTATTTAAAGTGGATGAGCGTGTGGTTGTGCCGCGCTCACCTTTAGAGGAAATCATTCCGCAACATTTCTCACCTTGGTTAATACAATCACCACGACGTATTTTAGATCTGTGCACGGGCTCTGGTTATCTCGGCATCAGCTGCGCGATAGAATTTCCGGATGCCGAGGTGGTATTAGCCGACAGCTCTGAGCAAGCGCTGCAAGTGGCAGATGAAAATATTGCCATGCACCATCTTAGTGAGCGCGCTAAGAGTGTACATAGCGACATGTTCGCGCAACTCGGCGCGCAGCGTTTTGATTTAATTGTCTGTAAGCCACCTTATCTGCTGAGTGGTGCTTGGGCAGACTTACCACGCGAGTTGCAGCACCAACCCAAACCCACTGGCATCACTAAGCTTGATGGCTTTGACTGCATTGAGCAGATTCTGCAGCAAGCAGGGCAGTACCTGAGTGATAAAGGTTTACTGGTATTAGAAGTCGGGCCACACCGCTCACGCTTGACCGAGCGTTTCCCTAGTGTTGACTTTACTTGGCTAGAACACTCCCAAGCGGGTACATCAGTATTGGCCTTAACTGCACAGCAATGTATCAAATGCTAG
- a CDS encoding Smr/MutS family protein, which yields MPDDDFSLFAEQMQGVRRIHVDQADVGKAKVNKAGQRKRRENAQQTTATITVDGLSDQFVIDVGAEDTLYWARDGVQDTQLRRMKAGQIAFEGSLDLHGMSVEKARTTLREFLTEALRLEIRCVRVTHGKAARLDGKKPMIKSHVNTWLRQHDKVLGFTSCIAKHGGTGAVYVLLKRHMLEGRDEQ from the coding sequence ATGCCAGATGATGATTTTTCTTTATTTGCCGAGCAAATGCAGGGTGTGCGCCGTATTCATGTCGATCAAGCCGACGTTGGTAAAGCTAAAGTAAATAAAGCAGGGCAGCGCAAGCGCCGTGAAAATGCACAGCAAACCACTGCAACCATCACAGTTGATGGTCTGTCTGATCAATTTGTGATTGATGTTGGCGCTGAAGACACCTTGTATTGGGCGCGTGACGGCGTACAAGACACCCAGTTAAGACGCATGAAAGCAGGGCAGATTGCTTTTGAAGGCAGCTTAGACTTGCATGGCATGAGTGTAGAGAAAGCGCGCACAACCTTGCGTGAGTTTTTGACTGAAGCACTGCGTCTTGAAATCCGTTGTGTGCGCGTAACACACGGTAAAGCAGCACGCTTGGATGGTAAAAAACCCATGATCAAAAGTCATGTCAATACATGGCTGCGCCAGCATGATAAAGTCCTTGGATTTACCTCTTGCATCGCTAAACACGGTGGAACAGGTGCAGTCTATGTGCTGCTTAAGCGCCACATGTTAGAAGGCCGTGATGAGCAGTAA